Genomic segment of Peromyscus leucopus breed LL Stock chromosome 23, UCI_PerLeu_2.1, whole genome shotgun sequence:
AGAGATCCAAACTCCAGTTTGGATGCTTCCAAGACAAGTGTGTtgtccactgagctatatccccctCCTGTATATGTCCATTTAAGGTACTGTTAGCTGTTTCAAGGAAAGCTTATTTGTTAGAAGGACAAAAGTCAACTTAGAGAAGCAGAATTGGTTAACTCTAGATTCAGAAAGAGACTGTGCCTCAATGAGTAAGATACCTGACATCAGCTCCAGGCCTCAGGAACCTGTGTGGACTGTCTGAACTCATGACGATTTCTTTGTTTGTAGATCCCTCTCTTTGGTGCTAAGACTATTGCCCAGAGAAGTCCTGATGAACCAGCACTGAGCAAAGCTGAATTTGTTGAGAAAGTCCGTCAGAGTAACCAGGCCTGTCATGATGGAGACTTCCACACAGCTATTGTTTTGTATAATGAAGCCCTGGCAGTTGACCCTCAGAACTGCATTTTATATAGCAATAGATCTGCAGCCTACATGAAAACCCAGCAGTACCACAAGGCATTGGATGATGCAATCAAAGCCCGACTCCTCAATCCCAAGTGGCCAAAGGTAGCAGTTTTATTTACTTTCACAGAATTGTCTGTTTTGATATTGTAGGATAACATTTCATTGATTCAGTACAGATACTCATTCATATAATCAGTACTTCAGCAAAATCTACAGTGACCCAAAGCCAGCAACCACCTTTCTTGAGCGGTTTTGTAAGTTTGCTTTCTGTCCACGTTTAATTCTTCCCCTGCTTGTGTTAGATTTTGGTGTATCTTATTGATGAGTTACAGGATCTATTCAGGTTTTAGACATCTTTTTTCATACAAGTGTTTAGATGTTGTATAGCGACTGTATTTATCTCCTTCAATTTAAAATGAACTTAGTcagatggtggtgcacacctttaaccgcagcactcgggaggcagaggcaggtggatctctgtcagtttgaggtcagcctggtctacagagcaagttccaggccagccaaggctacacagagaaatcttgtctctgtgaacaaacaaaacaaaacaaacaaaaagaatgatgtTTAATCAGGGAAATCtcagctaaaaataaatcataattatATTCCCTTGAGCACTGCCTGGTGCAAgttggtgattttgttttgttcataaaGATAACTTCTTAACTTAATGATAGCATTGTTATTTTATatctgtataattaatatatatatatatatatatatatatatgtatcctaagttgaaaataacttaagtgagaaataaataaactggCTATGGTGGTATATACATCACCCAGTATTCAGGAGGACAAGGCAGGATGATCATGAGCTtaagtttaataaaaacaaaatataacacatattaaaaatacatagtcTACCAAATATCATAGCTTAGTTTAGTCTACCTATAATGTGCTCAGTGCACTTAGGATGGCAGTTAGACAAAATTGTTTAAAACAATTGGGTATGGTGTTCaagcttgtaattctagcactcaaaaAGGAGGATTTCccgtctgaggctagcctggcctgcaCAGAAAGTTCTCTAAGACAGCCTGGACTTCATAGCAAGCCTTGtgttaaaaacagacagatgatGGCATTTCTGGATGGAGATGGCAGGTGTGACAGTGGAGGGGAAAGGCTGGAGCTTGCAATACTAGGGGAGCATGAAGCCATGTGAAGCCATGAGGTCATGCAGGGCTGAGTTGCCTGGGCACACATATCCTTCACAGAGGATAGAGGGAACAGATATTTCTGGCTGAAACTCAGTCTCAGACATTTCTACCAATTTGACTAAAAGTTGAGCTATGAAGTTTGGATGGTTGCCTTTTCCTCAGATGGTTTGAAATCAAAGCAGCAAAATTGATATAAAAGGGCAAAGCATCCAGAAAAGAAGATTATTCGGAGTTGCTGGCTGGTGGTCTCTGGGGATGTTGACATCTCAAATGCCATGTGTCTTGTGCCTGATTCTGGCCACAGGACTCAGTGATGGACAcatcagcatttaggaggtgctAAGAGGGCTCCTGTTTTTGAATCTTTCCAAATACCTACCTGTTGTGAGAGATCTGAGCTTCATATCCATTAACACTTTTTGCGTCAGAGACTTAGAGGTGGCAAACAGAGTGAGGCGTCATCTGGCCATCTGCAGAGGGTTTTCTACTCCATCCGCATGTGTGTTGTCTACAAGAAGTTGGCCTTTCTGTGCATTACGTGCTCCAGCACACGCGTCTAGACCCCAAGGGCCACCAAAGCTGTGCTGTCTCTGACTTCTCTCTGGATTCTGCCTTCCCTGTCACAGCTGTCCGTCCCCGCCCCcccagacaggtttctctgtgtagtcctggctgtcctggaactcactgagatccacctgcctctttctcctgagtgctggattaaaggcatgcgccaccacctgccCAGCTCCTGTCACAGCTTCTTACAGTGTCAGTGTGATTATGTTACCAATGCTTAGGGGCAGGccaggtgtttccaggttcttggcttCTTGTTcaacaatgaaataaaagcccacacagatttcaaagtcactcATTACTTGATTTAGAACAAAGCAATAGAATACCTCAGAACACACTGTAAGAGAGCCATGGGCCACATGAGTGAGATTTCTCAAGGCTTCAGGTTATTGCCCGCAGGAAGGAGCAGCTGCTTACTAAGGGACAAAGTTTGGTGGTTCTATCTGTATCCATTGATAGGTCATATAATAATTTTTCTGCTACACACTTCCTTCCACAATGCATCAGATTTTAGTCATGTGCATGCCCAGTTATACAGAAACATAAGATTATAAAtaggaagacagagccaggcagatctcagtgagttcgaggccagcctggtctatagagtgagatccaggacaggcaccaaaactacacagagaaaccctttctggggtggggtgggggggacaaaaacaaacaaacaagcaaaaaacaggaCTGGTGACTGGAATGTAGCAAGTTTGACCTTGGAGAACCATCCATGGATCTTCAACCTGAGCAAGTGAGGCTTAGTGGGGAGATTTCATTTATGAAGTTTTGTCTACTTACAAAGTCTTCATTGAACTCCTTTTGGCTTTTGATATGTAAATGCAGTTTCTGATGTTATTTTGGTAA
This window contains:
- the LOC114682920 gene encoding tetratricopeptide repeat protein 28-like, with product MEQPLTLAPEPASARSRRRREPESPPAPIPLFGAKTIAQRSPDEPALSKAEFVEKVRQSNQACHDGDFHTAIVLYNEALAVDPQNCILYSNRSAAYMKTQQYHKALDDAIKARLLNPKWPKVAVLFTFTELSVLIL